Proteins co-encoded in one Bradyrhizobium sp. 170 genomic window:
- a CDS encoding N-acetyltransferase, translating to MIIRPEAPGDVAAIRIVEEVAFGRSAEARLVDDLRAAGDSVFSLVAVDDNTVVGHVLFSRMKAPFPALALGPVAVLHEYQRTGFGSRLTRQGIARGEAAGWLGIFVLGDPAFYQRFGFDVDKASGFVSPYAGSHLMALPLGGNELPTDAGIIEHAAAFAKLG from the coding sequence ATGATTATCCGACCTGAAGCGCCCGGCGACGTTGCGGCCATCCGCATTGTTGAAGAAGTAGCGTTTGGCCGGTCGGCCGAAGCCCGATTGGTCGATGATCTGCGTGCTGCAGGCGACTCAGTTTTCTCGCTGGTCGCCGTTGATGACAACACGGTCGTTGGCCATGTCCTGTTCTCAAGGATGAAAGCGCCGTTTCCTGCGCTGGCGCTCGGTCCTGTCGCGGTACTGCATGAATACCAGCGGACGGGTTTTGGCAGCCGGCTGACCCGCCAGGGAATCGCGCGCGGCGAAGCCGCCGGCTGGCTCGGAATTTTCGTCCTCGGCGATCCCGCCTTCTATCAGCGTTTTGGATTCGATGTCGACAAGGCGAGCGGTTTTGTCTCGCCCTATGCCGGATCGCATCTGATGGCGCTGCCGCTTGGAGGAAACGAACTTCCGACAGATGCGGGCATCATTGAACATGCCGCCGCTTTTGCGAAGCTCGGATAG
- a CDS encoding helix-turn-helix transcriptional regulator yields the protein MKKDDLELVRGSGNVYRDFGRPNAGLEQARAVTAAKIIRIIDERKLSMRDAEKLTGVPYSEFSRIRNTQLGRFTLDRMIAILGKLDEDIEVSVTFRARKRRVSAGPRAVSSKAPRGIGGRREIRRARKA from the coding sequence ATGAAAAAAGACGATCTGGAACTGGTGCGCGGCAGCGGCAACGTGTATCGCGATTTTGGAAGACCCAACGCCGGTCTCGAGCAGGCTAGGGCGGTTACTGCCGCGAAGATCATCCGTATTATCGACGAACGCAAGCTCTCGATGCGAGACGCGGAAAAACTGACGGGCGTCCCCTATTCGGAGTTTTCCCGCATCCGCAATACCCAGCTCGGTCGCTTCACGCTCGACCGAATGATCGCGATTCTCGGTAAGCTCGACGAAGATATCGAGGTATCCGTCACCTTCAGAGCGCGCAAACGGAGAGTGTCTGCCGGGCCGCGCGCGGTCTCCTCCAAGGCCCCGCGCGGCATCGGCGGGCGGCGAGAGATCCGACGCGCGCGCAAGGCGTGA
- a CDS encoding GNAT family protein, giving the protein MKIEIASRSDIPTMMRIERGEGYARLVGRWDVEQHAAAIESPSCRYYLAREEDDIAGFAILQNVGSENQCLRLRRIAVQDAGRGTGSRLLQSLLKICFDDLGAHRVELFVFEDNERAHRAYLKNGFVEEGIVRDIHRDAEGAFRSMRLMSLLRPEWKRPA; this is encoded by the coding sequence ATGAAAATCGAGATCGCATCCAGATCAGACATCCCAACGATGATGCGCATCGAGCGCGGCGAGGGCTATGCGCGCCTCGTCGGCCGGTGGGACGTCGAGCAGCACGCCGCGGCGATCGAAAGTCCGTCCTGCAGATATTATCTGGCGCGCGAGGAAGACGACATTGCAGGATTTGCGATCCTGCAGAATGTCGGAAGCGAGAATCAATGCCTGCGGCTCCGCCGTATCGCCGTGCAGGATGCCGGGCGCGGCACCGGATCGCGCCTCCTGCAGTCACTCCTGAAAATCTGCTTCGACGATCTGGGCGCGCATCGCGTCGAACTGTTCGTATTCGAAGACAACGAACGGGCCCATCGCGCCTATTTGAAGAACGGATTCGTCGAGGAAGGCATCGTCCGCGACATCCACCGGGACGCTGAAGGTGCCTTTCGATCCATGCGCCTGATGTCCCTACTCAGACCGGAGTGGAAGCGTCCGGCGTAG